TTGAGATATGCTGCGTGTACCACTTCTTAAAATCTTTTTCCAAAAAACCTTGTAGCTCTTTTGGCCCTTTCAGTACTTCCCATCGTTTATGAAACTTTTCCAATTTTTTTCTTATGAGATCATGATCGCTTTTGTGCATCTGCATATCAGAGTAGGCACTTTGCTCCATCATATCTTCTTCTGTTTTAAAGTGGGTTTCAATTTCCGTTAAAAATCCAGGGAAAAGTTCATCCACTTTTTCTACATCTTTGGCTTTCACCGCATCATAAAAGGCATTGATCACTTCCATCTCATCTTCATGCAGCATATTCATCATGGCATTTGCCACTTGTTGTACATCTTGTTGTTGAATTAGCATTTTATCTCCATACACTTGGTTTATAAAAAAGATTATAGCTACAAAAGTTTATAGTTACTGAAAGATAGCAATATGTTTCAATATTTAAAGTCTAAATGAGGATATAAAAATGTGAGATACGATAGATTAAGATTACACTTCTTCAATCAAGCATACTAGATCAAAACCTTCTTTTTTCGCTTTTTCTTCGATCATTTCTGCTTTGGTTTGCGCTATTTCAAACATATACCCGCCACAAAACCCTTCACCATTGGTTACGATCTCATGGGCAATAGCTTCTGCTTCTTCCTGATCTTTATGAAACACTTCTTTGAGCATTGTCATACAAAATTCCCATGAAACATACTTATCATTGATGATTGAAACAAGGCAGAACTTAGGTGTATCGAACTCTGTTTTCAAGTAAGCTTTGAGTGTTTTGGGCTTTTTAATCGTTACTGGCATACTGTTCCTAACTGCTCTAGATAATTTATCGTTTACTATTATACCCAAAAAACCTATAGGTTACTTCGAAGGGGGTGTGATGCTATCTATTGGATACAGCAGATAGAGAGGAGAGAAGTGTTCCGGTTTTTGATAAATCCTGCTATAATTCCATTTCAAAAAAACATCTTATTAGCGTGAGTGTTTACAGACGGTTTGTATACAAGGATCAAGCATAGAACTTCAAAGCAGTATTAACAGAGCTAACCTTAGGATCTTAATGACGATATTTTATGAGAAAGCGTTAGAAGATGAAGTGTTGGCCCCTTTTTTTATAGATGAGATCGGTGAGGATCTAAGCAGTGAGGATTGGTTTGAACACATAGATCTTTTAGCAGATTTCTGGCTGGCTAAAATACTGGGAGAAAACACGTATTATGGCAATTTTGTGGGTGCACATGTCAAGATGCCTCATTTAAAAAGAGAAACATTTACGAGATGGCTGGAACTTTTCTCAGTGACGGCTGATGAAGTATATGTAGCTGATATCGCTGATGCGTTCAAGAAAAAAGGAGAGCAGTTCGCTAAACAGTTTCTCAACACGAGGAAAAAGATTTAGATCACTCTCTTCATACATGATATATTTTGAATTAAAGGAAAAGAATGAGTAGAGATAAAAAATGGGATTTGCTTTTCATCCAGGATGAGAGATCGATGTTCGATACAGAGACTAAAATGTTCGAATCATTGTTTAACCGGGTCGATAAAGTTTTAGGAAAGGAAGAGGCATTAAGACTTATCGATGCAAACCACTATGATATTGTACTTAGTGATCTTAGTGTTGAACCTGAGGGTGTAGGCCTTTTAAAACAGATCAAGGACATGAAATCCGAACAGACCATATTTGCCCTCGTTTCACCCAAAGATACAGATAAGCTTTTTGGGATCGCCGATCTGGGGATCAATGCCTTTGAATTGACACCAGAGTACTTTGATCAGGCCCTGGAGCAAATTGCAATATTCGATCCCTCTGTACAGCAATAACATTCATTCCATTGTGAAGATAAGGCTCAAGTTTTTAACTTGAGCCTATCATGTATTATCTGCAACCACACCTGCAACCGTGTATTTTTACTTGGTCTTCTTTAAAAATTTCGCGCCAGATCTCTAAATCGGACTCCATTAGTTTTGAGCTATCTCTATGTGATGGATTCATCAATGTATCATTAACATCTATCAACTCTTTGTTCATCTTATTGAGCTCAGGCCATACTTCTCCGGTCAGTGTTAAATCTAATTTACTCATCTTTAATCCTTTCTTAATAGTTCTAAAATATAGCATAGCATATTATTCTTTATTAAAAATTATATCGTTTGTTTATAGCTGAATATCTGCTGCCATTCTACTGGTACATGTCATCAACCCAAACAACTTGATACCCTACAAACTTCTATCAAAGGGTATAAGTAAGTCTTCTTTCGCTAAGATGTCACATTTAGATAAAGGCAAAAAATGGAACAGATAAATAGCTTGTTAGAGAAATATAATCACTTTAAAGATGCTCAGATCCGCTCAATTCAAACACTATCAGATACCTCAAAAGTCGTTACTCTTGTAGTACAGGATGATGATGGTGAAGATCTTCATACGATCAGTATAGAGTTTAAAGATATTAAAGAATCAAAAATACTGCAAAACAGCGTACTTGCTTTTATGGATATGGGGAGTGGCATTAGCATAGTCAAAGAACATGATCTCTATGGTTTTGCATTAGGAAGCGGTACTGCTATGTTACATGTGCATAATGCACCGATGTACATTATAGCTTCAGATATCAGTATTGAAGAAAAATAAAAGAGGGTGAAGAGGAGAGACCTCTACCCGGTGATGAAGAGTGCTGCTTCTGCATAGATATACCTTCAAATAAGCGAAGCGGCTATGAACAGCCGCATGAACCGCCACTCTCAGTGCTGCAGCTTCCTGCACTGCTTGTTCCGCATGATCCGCCTGCATTAGGGTTCTCAGATACTCTGATTACAAACATGTTATCAGCAGTCTTTTGTGCAAAGAACAGGTGTTTTGTACAAAAATCCTCATTCATGAATTCTGCTACGATATTTGAATAATTGTATGCATCTTGCTGATTATCAAATGTTTTTTCACTTGCATATTCACTTCTTTTAAAACATCCACATTCGTGTTCCATTTGTACTGTATACATAAACTTTTTTCCTTTTGGTCATTTATTTACGGGAGTATAGTTAGTAAAACTTTAAATAAGATAAAATTACTCCTAAAAGTAATATTCATTAGAAATGTTGCTTGATTTTCAAGATACTTTAGATGATGTGTTCAAGTATGGGATGATTTTGTATGGGCAAGATGGAATTTGGAGATCGTTATATATGGTGATCTCAATGATGTAAAATCGGTTTTAAGGTACGTTCAAGGCAGATTCATGATCTAGCCTTGATTGAAAGCATAAGGGTTTATTGAGGGATGGGGCTTAATTACCTCCATCGCCTTTTGGAGCGGATTTACTAGCGTCAAACCCAATGGTAACACCACTTTTATTTACCAGCGTATTCGCATCTTCAATATCATCATCGTCCTCATCATCAGGTCTCACACTGCTATGAATGACTATTTTGTCACCATAATCTACGGCTTCAAAAAAGTGTGTCATACAAAACTGCTGATTCATAAGGCACTCCAAAACACGTGCTTTGTTATACATATCTTCTCTTGATTCGAATGTCATAGTTTTTTCAAACCCGCTCTTTTTAAAGCAGCTACACTCTTTTTCAATCTCTAGGGTATACATACTATTTCCTTTTTTTATACTATTTATAAGAGGTTTATATCATTTAAAACTTAAGATGCCATAAAAAGAGAGCTATGAAAGCTCTTTGATGACTTTAAAATCACCTGACTCATAGGAGTAGACTTTCTTAGCCTCTTTATCAATGATCACCGGACGTATCCACTCATTTAAAATAAACTCTTTGGCTATAGAGTTTTCGACAGCTTTTCCTACTTTTTCCAAAGGTGCTTCCATAAATGTCAGCAGTCTTACCGGTTCATGATAGGCTTCACCTTCCAACTGGACTGATTGTGTAGGAAGACCGATCTTTAGATCACTGTAATTACCATTATAAACACCGACTTTTGCCACCACATTGTGATAGACCTTAGAACCAGCACCATAAATGGCATTATCTACCGTAGAAAAATAGTGCTCCATATTGATCCATTCACCTACGATGAGCGGCCCGTCAAAGATACGCGTGAGGATATCGGCATTGTCATTATCTACACGCCAGTCATAAGAGTGCATAAAGAACCTATTGTGTAAATTGACATGTTTGGTTGTACTTCGAGGTCCTGCAAAGGCCCCCATATTACCTGCCAGTCCCCATTCAGGTCTAGGCTCGGACCAGTCCATCGATTTGATCATCACATCTTCTTGTGTATGTGTATACGGAAGCGCCTTTATTCTTTCTTCTCTGGACATTTGTGATGCTTTGTTAAAGTCATGCATGATCTGGAAAAATTTGGGCATCTCTTCCGCTGTGAGGATATCTGTATCATAGTATTTGATCTCATCCGTGGTAGTGATGTGCATCCCTGGTATGAATTTTGTACTGTCAGGAATGACAATGCCTTTTTCTTTCAGTGCTTCACGTACCTCTTTGGTATTGGCTATCATACAAAGTGCTCTTGTGTTTGGAAGAGAGATGTTCCCTCCGCATGCACCACAATCCAGTGCTGATTCAAATGGATTGTTGTCAGAGATACTTCCGTGCCCGATGATCGTGACAAATTGAGGAAAATCATCCACTTGACCTATCATTGTCAGGTAGTTATGAAGATAGTGCACTTTCTCTTCAAGTGTGAACCCGACCATGGAGAGCTTGTGTTTTTGGAAGGTATAGTCCTCTTCTGTGATCTTGTACTCATTTTTGAGTTTTTCTACGAGTTCATCGGACAACGCTGTCTTTAATTCCTTACCTAAAACAAGGTGATCTCTGATCGCCTGGATCTCTTCTGTTGAATACTCTTTTGGGCCGTTGCCCGACAAGACTTCACTGATGATGTGTGTATGAAGTTTATTGACATACATCTCTATCTCTTCGGGTGAAAGCTTATCCAGTGTATAGGTCGTTTTTGGTTTTTGAGGTTTGAGCTTTGAAAAAAGCTTCTGTGTTCTTCTCGGTGAAAACGTTTTTCCAAAAAGGTTGATACCGAAGATCCATCCGATCGCCTCAACCATAATATAGGGTGTATATGGGTTGTTCTTGAGATCACTGAGTACTTTTTTGGTCGTTTTGTTCATCCCTTTTTTGGAACTGTAATCTTCATAAAGCTCTTTTGGAATTTCAAATACTATATTTCCCGCTTTTACGATCGCCGGAGATAAAAAGAGTTCATGCGATTTATCAAACTCTACAAATGCGATCGGAAGACCCAAAAAGCCGCCGGCACCATAGGTTTCGTATGGACCAGAACTTTCGATCTGTCTTCGAATCACTTCAGATCTTACATCCAAACAGAATGTAGCAGACGCTACCGCTTTTTCATTTTCTTCCTGTGGTACAGTGGTGAACTCATCGACATAACAGCGGATATAACTGTCTTCAAGTGATTTCAGCCAGACATATCCTTCTTCTTCTCTCAGTGTCTCCATGATCTTCGCAAGTTCCGTAAGCGGTATATCTGTGTTGCCAAGATGATCACTCGCAAGATGTACTTGTTTTGCATCCAGTTGAAGTACGTATTGTGTATAGCTTTCCAGGATCTCATCATAGTTCTGCTGATCTTCCATCGCATCGATGAATTTTCCGGGTAAGCTCCCTTTATACTTAAGTATTTTGAGTAGAACATAAGCACTGTTGTCCTGAATATAATTCGCTAGTTCTTGATAGTTACTGATCTTTCTGTTCTTCAGATACTTCAGTTCATAGTAGAACCTGATCGCCAAATAATCCATTAAGGATGAAGGGTACTGCTGTTGCGAATAATAGTTAGGATCTTCGGAACGATATTTGATAAATCCTGCCCAACCATGAAGTTTAAGAATGTGCTTAAGAAGGTTTCTTTCTATATCTTCCTCTGCAACCTGCAGCTTTTCAAGCGCCTCTTTCACAAAGGTCTCAGAATCATTGGCATAGTCAAGGTTCTCATAGAGTTTAAACGTTTCAAACATACCGAGATCTCTATTGGACATCGTGAGTGTCGTCTGCTCTTCATCTAAGAAACGTGAGACGTATTCGATCACTTCTTTTTCTATCAACTCTTTATCATCCCTGTCAAAAAGGATGTCATTGATCTCATATAGCGTCATGTGCTTTGTAAGTTTTCTGCGCCATTTCTCTTTGTTATGATAGAAGAATTTTTCATCCAGATATGCCAAAAGTTCTTCATCGATCTTGTGTTCTGTGATCGATGCAGGGCTTCTGAAACTGTTCCATTTCGGGTTGACTTCCAGGAGACATTTTTCAGCCAGATCGTAATATTCTGCCAGGCCGTCGATCTCGAGAATTTTTTCCAGATTGGATCTCAGAATGTCAGGATCGATCTTCCCTTCCTCATAGAGTTTCAGATAGTATGATGACTCCATATAGACTCTACCGCCAAAAATACTTTGGGCTTTATCGAGTCCCTCTTTGAAGTTAAGATGTTCAAATCCTTTCAATGGATTATGATGAATGAATGAACCGATAGGCCAATAGTGCGGAACAGTATTTTTAACGGCATTCAGTTTTTCTAATATACTCATGCGATAGCCCCTTTAAATCCAATGATACTTAAACCAAGTAGTGCGATTATAATCATAAAATGCATGATCTTCTCTTTTGATGTCAGATCCACATAATGCAGATTGGTATTCGGTGTGCCAAATACAGTCTTTGGCATCACTCTCATAGCCACCAAGAAGTTACCAAAAAATACTACCACAACCACGATATACCATAGCAGTGTCGTTTCCTCTTTGATCATATTGCTCAGTAAAAAGAGTGCATTGGGAAATGGTGGATAGAGTGCCAGGGTGATCAAATAGACGGTTAAAAAAGCACCTACATACGGCGTGGCCAAGGTTGTACCGCTGATACCATGATAATTGGCACTTCCATAGTACTTGTCATAGTGTTTTGCTATGGAGTATACACCTGCAAGCGTGATCAATAGGGAGAGACTGTAAAGTACACCTTGCTCCCGTATAAACAACATGAAAAACGGTGCATTGATAAAGAGTAAATAGTAACCAAACTTATAAAAATTGGTTGTTTTTGTTGCCTTATAGATAGAAAATATCGCACTCAGCAATGCAAGGATCACCAACAGACCAGAGTATTGAGCCTCTACGAATGAAGCGATCACAATGGCACAAAGCAGTAAAAAACCGCTGATCAAAAAGATCTTTTCGCTGTTCAGTTTTTGAGACCTCTCTAAAACGAGATAATAAGGTACGCCTGCAGCTAATAAGAATAAAATAATGTTCATTAACATACTCAACCCTTCTTGAAAATTTTAATGTATTTGATAAAGAAGTCAGAGACGTAGGCCTCTTTTGCCAAGAGTTTATAAAATAACCATCTTGATCTTTTTGGCCTCTCACTTTTTTGTATATGTACGAAGTGTTGCTTATACATAAACAGCCACCCTATGATCATAATAGCAGCCAATGCAACCATTGACATGATGATGGTGACATTGAGTGTTGCCGCACCATAGAAAAGCAGAGCATGCTCACCATAGATAAAATGTTCCAATGCCAATCCGATAAACTCGTAAGTAAACAGGATAATGATAAAAGAACTCACAAGTGCCAAGATCACTTTGATCGAGTCGGACCTTGAAACCTTAAAGAAGGACAAGAAGAGCTGGGTACCTGTCAGCCAACCAAATGCCAAGATCACGATCGCTGCGTTAAACTCAAAGAACTCTTCACTAAGCACCATTTTCACTCCGATGAATATTAGAAGCGGCAGGATGGTAAAGAGTGCAATAAGATTGAACGTTTTGTTACTTTTATGCTCTGTTTTTTCTTCCCAGAACAACTTGTAAGAAAGACGTTGTGGAATGTTAGGATCATGTCTTGCATAACGTATCAGTCCGCCTGACTCCAAAAAGAGTGTTGCCTTAAAGATACCGTGTACCATAAGGTGATAGATAGCCAGACTGAATGCACCAAGACCGACCTCCATGATCATATATCCCATTTGTCCCGCTGTGGAGTAACCAAGTGAACGTTTGATGTCCGGTACTACCAGCATTAACACTGATGCAAAAATAGCAGTAAAGAGTCCTATCACAAATGCAATATTCAATACGGCCGGTGTCAGTAGAAGCAAGAAAGCCAATTTATTGAGCAAAATACCTCCAACATTGACCACACCCGCATGCATTAAAGCCGACACAGGGGTAGGAGCTTCAGAGGTATAAGGCAGCCAGATATGAAAGGGCACGATCGCAGATTTCATCATGGCAGCCACTAAGAAAAGTAACCCGATCACAAAAATCGTGGGATTCTCCACAGGGTTTTTAGACATCTCCAGCCATGTTTGACTCAGTTGTCCCAAATCTACACTGCCGAACGTCTGATAGGTCAATATCACGGCAAGTATAAAGAGCAGATCGGCCGCTTTATGGATCAGCATGGTCCAACTACCGTTTTTTACCGCACTTTTTGATGCAACATTAAAGGATACCAAGAGGTACAGACTGATACTCATAAGCTGCCAGGCAAGCGCAAGGATCACAAGGTTATTACTCATGACCAGCATATAGATGGCAGAGAAGATAAAATTCAAAAGGATAAAAAACCTTTTGTATCCCGGTTCATCCCACATATATTTTGTAGCATATTTACGGATCACAAGACCTAAGATCGCTACATAAGGCACGAGTATGGCAGAGAGTTCATTGAAAACAAATAAACCGCCAAGTCCATGTATGGGTTCATCGGTAGTGATCACATGATAGGTCCCATAAAGCCCTAACAATGCGATCATGCTTGACAACATAATACTCACTTTTGGAATGTGTTCCTTTTTGCTAACAAAAATGAGTATAAATGCTATAACAAGCGGTATACCTGGAATAAGCAATATAATTTTTTCCACTAAAAACTCCTATGATTCACTAAATTATTTCGTAAAAAATTCTGTTTACTGGGTTTACACCCCACCCATGCTTTATGGTGAGAAGACTAAATCCAAATATATTTGAACAAAGAAGGTTTTCAAAACCACCTTCTAAAACCTTAGCCATTATAGATGATTTTTTTAAAATATACTCTTTATTAAAAACAAACTTGTATTAAAATATAAATTTAACAGTATATTGTTACTATTTCACAATTTGACATTGATATCACTTATGAACCAATTGTATAACGTTTATCATAGAACCGCTTTTCCCTACTAAAGATATCAAAGACCATAGGTCATAAAATAAAGAAAGAATAGATAGAGATATAGAGTATATTTTCACCCTATATAATGTAATAGGGAAAATCTCCTTATAGAGAAATAGATCCATAAATATAATCCAATAATGTGATAATAATAAATAATTACATATTATATTGCTTATATTTTCTATAAATTATAAGATAAGTCAAAGGTTTTTACAGTAAACTCCCATTTGAAAACATATGAATGAAGTTGATAAAGAATTTATCATAAATATGACCTGTATATAAATATTACTAATATATAATATTAAGGTTTTTTTGTGTAAAGTTTATTTGAAGTTCCATTTGCAATCTATTGGTTATGATGATTGAATGTAATCATTCTAATGCATAGATATATGTTTAAACATCATGGAGTAAAGGAGTTAAAATGTATTATGTAGCAAAAGTCGATGCAGACAAATGTGCTGAATATAAATGTAACACGTGTACACTATATTGTCCAGAAGCGAATACGCTTATGTTCGATAAAGACAGAAACACATCTTGGGTAGATGAAAATAGATGTAAAGGGTGTGCACTTTGTGTGTACGTTTGTTCTGATATGCTAGATCGTAATTGTATTACGATGGAAATGGCTGGTCACGAAGAATAGGTCTAGATTCTAGATTTAATTTAAATTTTTAATTAGGAGAAGTTATGGCAAACCAAGGTCCTGCGTATTATTCACCGTATCCTGCGGCTACGTATGAAGGTGTAATCACACCACCAGAAGGAAAAGCACTTTTGTTGGAAGATGTGGTTGATGAAGAAATTGCAATGAGAGAAATTGCAAGAGTGATGTTGACAAGTGAAAATGCAACTATTTTCCCTGGTCCACAAGTATTATATGGTTGGAATGAAGAAGCTAAGAAGAAAGCTACTCTTATCAAAGAGATGGCAGAGGTTCTTAACGCTAAAATGATTCCAATGTATGATTACAGACCAAAGTATCCAAAAATTGATGCTGAAGTTGAGATCAACCCAAATCACCCGAACTTAACAATTTGGCATAATAACATCAAAGCAGCAATTTTCATTGGTGTACACTGTCACTATGCGAATGTCGCATTAAAAATTGTAAGAGCAGAGACAGATTGTTATACGATCGCGATCTGTGGTTTGTCAGGGCATGAAGATGCAATGGCTACATTAAGAGACCAGCACTCTCACGAACTTGAAAAATTCATCAAGATCGCTAAAGAAGTTAAAGCTGAGCTTGGAAAATAGGTAGGAGATTATAATGAGTAAAATAACTGATATGACAGCAACACACAACTGGTCTGGACAGAAACTAGTTTCAACAGACTATATGCTTTTTGAAGCTCCTAGAACTAAACACTTTATGACAGGTTCTGAGGTTGTAAAAGAAGCGGTTAAACGTGCAACAGTAGATGCATCGGTTTCATATCCAATTACACCACAATCTGAAGCAGCTCACCTTATCGGTGAACTTTGGGCTGAAGGTTATGTTGGTGTTTATTTCCGTGGTGAAAATGAATTTGGTGTAATGTCTGAAGTTGCAGGTTGTTCAATGGCCGGTGCCAGAACAATTACAACTACTTCAGGTCCTGGTACACTTAGAGCAATGGAAAACTTTGCACAGTGGTCAGGTACAAGAGCTCCAATGCAGCTTATCCTAATGGCACGTGGTATTAACTCCCCACTTACTATTCAACCAGACAACTTGGAAGTACAATATCTTCTAGAAACTGGATGTATGATCTGGTATGCAGAAAATGTTCAAGAACTATTTGATATGTCACTAGCAGCATTTACAGTTGCTGAAAAACCTGATGTCCATGTACCGATCATTACAGCAGTAGACGGATTCTTTGTATCTCACACTCGTGAGGCAGTTATGTTGCCAGAGGATGATATCGCTCTTCAGCCATATAATCCATATGCAGCGCCACTACCTCCGATCGACTCTGAGATGCCTCCAGGACGTTTC
The sequence above is drawn from the Sulfurovum sp. TSL1 genome and encodes:
- a CDS encoding hemerythrin family protein; this translates as MLIQQQDVQQVANAMMNMLHEDEMEVINAFYDAVKAKDVEKVDELFPGFLTEIETHFKTEEDMMEQSAYSDMQMHKSDHDLIRKKLEKFHKRWEVLKGPKELQGFLEKDFKKWYTQHISKWDAQTAPNVG
- a CDS encoding ATP-dependent Clp protease adaptor ClpS; translated protein: MPVTIKKPKTLKAYLKTEFDTPKFCLVSIINDKYVSWEFCMTMLKEVFHKDQEEAEAIAHEIVTNGEGFCGGYMFEIAQTKAEMIEEKAKKEGFDLVCLIEEV
- a CDS encoding group III truncated hemoglobin — protein: MTIFYEKALEDEVLAPFFIDEIGEDLSSEDWFEHIDLLADFWLAKILGENTYYGNFVGAHVKMPHLKRETFTRWLELFSVTADEVYVADIADAFKKKGEQFAKQFLNTRKKI
- a CDS encoding DUF2309 domain-containing protein, whose product is MSILEKLNAVKNTVPHYWPIGSFIHHNPLKGFEHLNFKEGLDKAQSIFGGRVYMESSYYLKLYEEGKIDPDILRSNLEKILEIDGLAEYYDLAEKCLLEVNPKWNSFRSPASITEHKIDEELLAYLDEKFFYHNKEKWRRKLTKHMTLYEINDILFDRDDKELIEKEVIEYVSRFLDEEQTTLTMSNRDLGMFETFKLYENLDYANDSETFVKEALEKLQVAEEDIERNLLKHILKLHGWAGFIKYRSEDPNYYSQQQYPSSLMDYLAIRFYYELKYLKNRKISNYQELANYIQDNSAYVLLKILKYKGSLPGKFIDAMEDQQNYDEILESYTQYVLQLDAKQVHLASDHLGNTDIPLTELAKIMETLREEEGYVWLKSLEDSYIRCYVDEFTTVPQEENEKAVASATFCLDVRSEVIRRQIESSGPYETYGAGGFLGLPIAFVEFDKSHELFLSPAIVKAGNIVFEIPKELYEDYSSKKGMNKTTKKVLSDLKNNPYTPYIMVEAIGWIFGINLFGKTFSPRRTQKLFSKLKPQKPKTTYTLDKLSPEEIEMYVNKLHTHIISEVLSGNGPKEYSTEEIQAIRDHLVLGKELKTALSDELVEKLKNEYKITEEDYTFQKHKLSMVGFTLEEKVHYLHNYLTMIGQVDDFPQFVTIIGHGSISDNNPFESALDCGACGGNISLPNTRALCMIANTKEVREALKEKGIVIPDSTKFIPGMHITTTDEIKYYDTDILTAEEMPKFFQIMHDFNKASQMSREERIKALPYTHTQEDVMIKSMDWSEPRPEWGLAGNMGAFAGPRSTTKHVNLHNRFFMHSYDWRVDNDNADILTRIFDGPLIVGEWINMEHYFSTVDNAIYGAGSKVYHNVVAKVGVYNGNYSDLKIGLPTQSVQLEGEAYHEPVRLLTFMEAPLEKVGKAVENSIAKEFILNEWIRPVIIDKEAKKVYSYESGDFKVIKELS
- a CDS encoding proton-conducting transporter membrane subunit, whose amino-acid sequence is MEKIILLIPGIPLVIAFILIFVSKKEHIPKVSIMLSSMIALLGLYGTYHVITTDEPIHGLGGLFVFNELSAILVPYVAILGLVIRKYATKYMWDEPGYKRFFILLNFIFSAIYMLVMSNNLVILALAWQLMSISLYLLVSFNVASKSAVKNGSWTMLIHKAADLLFILAVILTYQTFGSVDLGQLSQTWLEMSKNPVENPTIFVIGLLFLVAAMMKSAIVPFHIWLPYTSEAPTPVSALMHAGVVNVGGILLNKLAFLLLLTPAVLNIAFVIGLFTAIFASVLMLVVPDIKRSLGYSTAGQMGYMIMEVGLGAFSLAIYHLMVHGIFKATLFLESGGLIRYARHDPNIPQRLSYKLFWEEKTEHKSNKTFNLIALFTILPLLIFIGVKMVLSEEFFEFNAAIVILAFGWLTGTQLFLSFFKVSRSDSIKVILALVSSFIIILFTYEFIGLALEHFIYGEHALLFYGAATLNVTIIMSMVALAAIMIIGWLFMYKQHFVHIQKSERPKRSRWLFYKLLAKEAYVSDFFIKYIKIFKKG
- a CDS encoding carbon monoxide dehydrogenase beta subunit family protein, producing MANQGPAYYSPYPAATYEGVITPPEGKALLLEDVVDEEIAMREIARVMLTSENATIFPGPQVLYGWNEEAKKKATLIKEMAEVLNAKMIPMYDYRPKYPKIDAEVEINPNHPNLTIWHNNIKAAIFIGVHCHYANVALKIVRAETDCYTIAICGLSGHEDAMATLRDQHSHELEKFIKIAKEVKAELGK
- a CDS encoding transketolase C-terminal domain-containing protein produces the protein MSKITDMTATHNWSGQKLVSTDYMLFEAPRTKHFMTGSEVVKEAVKRATVDASVSYPITPQSEAAHLIGELWAEGYVGVYFRGENEFGVMSEVAGCSMAGARTITTTSGPGTLRAMENFAQWSGTRAPMQLILMARGINSPLTIQPDNLEVQYLLETGCMIWYAENVQELFDMSLAAFTVAEKPDVHVPIITAVDGFFVSHTREAVMLPEDDIALQPYNPYAAPLPPIDSEMPPGRFLRDPFVMKSNYISYATHASWQWEIRSAVERSKPYARHYLNGLVHVTGTEDAEIAFVTCGTASNQAKEAERELNKLGVKSKVIKLRTIRPFPEDELLEALEGVKHVFVPEFNVVGWLSNEVKAKLYGKSDANIVGAPRVAGGMSMPAEAIIKEVMENINPGKGA